A single window of Melopsittacus undulatus isolate bMelUnd1 chromosome 22, bMelUnd1.mat.Z, whole genome shotgun sequence DNA harbors:
- the EIF1AD gene encoding probable RNA-binding protein EIF1AD isoform X2: protein MSRATKRKHVVRELLEEHVMPAPRQRVVRVLGTPGNNLHEVETPEGMRFLASMPPRFRRHIWIKRGDFLLVDPIEEGAKVKAEISLVLLPPHVRFLQRQGLWPEAFAPLERPNREGHPPDGDCEGEGGLFVNTNRGAAEAGDSEESCDEEEESCDEEEESCDKEEETCDKQEDSRDEDNTRDEEDDTCDEEDNTHDEEDTCDKGDTRDQEKDTRDQDTRDQDTHDEEEGTRDKDDTRDQKDPRDQEHSHPKDTGDQAPRAGGDRGDAPQ, encoded by the exons ATGTCGCGCGCCACCAAGCGGAAGCACGTGGTgcgggagctgctggaggagcacGTGATGCCGGCGCCGCGACAGCGCGTAGTGAGG GTACTGGGGACACCTGGGAACAACCTGCATGAGGTGGAGACCCCCGAGGGGATGCGGTTCCTGGCCAGCATGCCCCCCCGCTTCCGCCGTCACATCTGGATCAAGAgag GTGACTTCTTGTTGGTTGATCCCATTGAAGAGGGGGCCAAGGTCAAGGCTGAGATCTCCCTCGTGCTCCTGCCCCCCCACGTCCGCTTCCTGCAGCGCCAGGGGCTATG GCCGGAGGCATTTGCCCCCCTGGAGAGGCCGAATAGGGAGGG CCACCCCCCTGATGGGGACTgtgagggggagggggggctcTTCGTTAACACCAACCGGGGGGCGGCCGAGGCGGGGGACAGCGAGGAGTCATGTGACGAGGAGGAGGAGTCATGTGACGAGGAGGAGGAGTCATGTGACAAGGAGGAGGAGACATGTGACAAGCAGGAGGACTCACGTGATGAGGACAACACACGTGACGAGGAGGATGACACATGTGATGAGGAGGACAACACACATGATGAAGAGGACACATGTGACAAGGGTGACACACGTGACCAGGAGAAGGACACACGTGACCAGGACACACGTGACCAGGACACACATGATGAGGAGGAGGGCACACGTGACAAGGATGACACACGTGACCAGAAGGACCCACGTGACCAGGAGCACTCCCACCCAAAGGACACTGGGGACCAGGCCCCCAGGGCTGGTGGGGACAGGGGGGATGCCCCCCAATAA
- the EIF1AD gene encoding probable RNA-binding protein EIF1AD isoform X1 gives MSRATKRKHVVRELLEEHVMPAPRQRVVRVLGTPGNNLHEVETPEGMRFLASMPPRFRRHIWIKRGDFLLVDPIEEGAKVKAEISLVLLPPHVRFLQRQGLWPEAFAPLERPNREGSHPPDGDCEGEGGLFVNTNRGAAEAGDSEESCDEEEESCDEEEESCDKEEETCDKQEDSRDEDNTRDEEDDTCDEEDNTHDEEDTCDKGDTRDQEKDTRDQDTRDQDTHDEEEGTRDKDDTRDQKDPRDQEHSHPKDTGDQAPRAGGDRGDAPQ, from the exons ATGTCGCGCGCCACCAAGCGGAAGCACGTGGTgcgggagctgctggaggagcacGTGATGCCGGCGCCGCGACAGCGCGTAGTGAGG GTACTGGGGACACCTGGGAACAACCTGCATGAGGTGGAGACCCCCGAGGGGATGCGGTTCCTGGCCAGCATGCCCCCCCGCTTCCGCCGTCACATCTGGATCAAGAgag GTGACTTCTTGTTGGTTGATCCCATTGAAGAGGGGGCCAAGGTCAAGGCTGAGATCTCCCTCGTGCTCCTGCCCCCCCACGTCCGCTTCCTGCAGCGCCAGGGGCTATG GCCGGAGGCATTTGCCCCCCTGGAGAGGCCGAATAGGGAGGG CAGCCACCCCCCTGATGGGGACTgtgagggggagggggggctcTTCGTTAACACCAACCGGGGGGCGGCCGAGGCGGGGGACAGCGAGGAGTCATGTGACGAGGAGGAGGAGTCATGTGACGAGGAGGAGGAGTCATGTGACAAGGAGGAGGAGACATGTGACAAGCAGGAGGACTCACGTGATGAGGACAACACACGTGACGAGGAGGATGACACATGTGATGAGGAGGACAACACACATGATGAAGAGGACACATGTGACAAGGGTGACACACGTGACCAGGAGAAGGACACACGTGACCAGGACACACGTGACCAGGACACACATGATGAGGAGGAGGGCACACGTGACAAGGATGACACACGTGACCAGAAGGACCCACGTGACCAGGAGCACTCCCACCCAAAGGACACTGGGGACCAGGCCCCCAGGGCTGGTGGGGACAGGGGGGATGCCCCCCAATAA